From one Streptomyces sp. NBC_01478 genomic stretch:
- a CDS encoding GTP-binding protein → MVSEHSDAEDGETTALALKILVAGGFGVGKTTMVGAVSEIRPLRTEELLSEAGQSVDDTGGVDQKVTTTVAMDFGRITIRSGLSLYLFGTPGQDRFWFLWDELSQGALGAVVLADTRRLEDCFPAVDYFEHRHIPFVVAVNCFTGARSYGAHDVSRALDLDQGTPVVLCDARDRDSGKEVLIRLVEYAGRMHTARMLDSVG, encoded by the coding sequence ATGGTCTCCGAGCACTCCGACGCCGAGGACGGCGAGACGACCGCCCTGGCGTTGAAGATCCTGGTCGCCGGCGGATTCGGCGTGGGCAAAACCACCATGGTGGGCGCGGTCAGCGAGATCAGGCCGCTGCGCACCGAGGAACTGCTCAGCGAGGCCGGCCAGTCGGTGGACGACACCGGCGGCGTGGATCAGAAGGTCACGACGACCGTGGCCATGGACTTCGGCCGTATCACCATCAGGTCCGGCCTCTCCCTCTACCTGTTCGGCACACCGGGCCAGGACCGCTTCTGGTTCCTGTGGGACGAACTGTCGCAGGGGGCCCTGGGGGCCGTGGTCCTCGCGGACACCCGGCGACTCGAGGACTGCTTCCCCGCGGTCGACTACTTCGAGCACCGGCACATCCCGTTCGTGGTGGCCGTCAACTGCTTCACGGGCGCGCGCAGTTACGGCGCCCATGACGTCTCCCGAGCGCTGGACCTCGACCAGGGAACACCCGTGGTCCTCTGCGACGCCCGTGACCGCGACTCGGGGAAAGAGGTGCTGATCCGGCTCGTCGAGTACGCCGGGCGGATGCACACCGCCCGGATGCTCGACTCGGTGGGCTGA
- a CDS encoding DUF6397 family protein, translating into MAGNTITTPSDLSYAPSRAARELGLKRGEFDLAVHLGRIRTVPDEGGGGRRVAHAEIDRLRAVDGFPETLLESVRTVGTTDGAALMKVTAARFTRLARLGLVVPVKFYLNRYRAVVWLYLAEELRQFAADKNHVALLNGRTPEGLRGQLQGGLDLRPRNWRGRHLGFLLRQADDLWERAGALAALLDPVQVAEIVQDPYERAHLNRFRPDPPAHGAPGSAAAHLAERIMTAEDPDEISWLRADLTQVLNEARSHCPAPRPTIETTAPWLIIESAEPPSSSAESAAPAPSPSGHPPEPAPEPERSRGILSRLLRGKGVRRSAHPPATGL; encoded by the coding sequence ATGGCAGGAAACACCATCACCACACCGTCGGACCTCTCGTACGCGCCCAGCCGCGCGGCACGGGAACTGGGGCTCAAACGAGGCGAGTTCGACCTCGCCGTCCATCTCGGACGCATCCGCACCGTGCCTGACGAAGGAGGCGGCGGCCGCCGTGTCGCCCACGCCGAGATCGACCGGCTGCGCGCGGTGGACGGGTTCCCCGAAACGCTCCTGGAAAGCGTCAGGACCGTGGGTACCACGGACGGCGCTGCCCTCATGAAGGTCACCGCCGCCAGGTTCACCCGCCTCGCCCGGCTGGGACTGGTGGTGCCGGTGAAGTTCTACCTCAACCGCTATCGGGCTGTGGTCTGGCTCTATCTGGCCGAAGAACTACGGCAGTTCGCGGCCGACAAGAACCACGTCGCGCTGCTCAACGGCCGTACGCCCGAGGGACTGAGGGGCCAACTGCAAGGCGGCCTGGATCTACGGCCCCGCAACTGGCGCGGACGGCATCTGGGATTCCTGCTCCGCCAGGCCGACGATCTCTGGGAGCGTGCCGGCGCACTGGCCGCGCTGCTCGATCCCGTCCAGGTCGCGGAAATCGTCCAGGACCCGTACGAGCGCGCCCACTTGAACCGGTTCCGGCCCGACCCGCCCGCCCACGGGGCTCCCGGTTCGGCCGCCGCCCACCTCGCCGAGCGGATCATGACGGCGGAGGACCCGGACGAGATCAGTTGGCTGCGGGCGGATCTGACCCAGGTGCTGAACGAGGCGCGCAGCCACTGCCCCGCACCACGGCCGACCATCGAAACAACCGCACCATGGCTGATCATCGAATCGGCCGAACCACCTTCTTCATCCGCCGAATCGGCCGCACCAGCGCCGTCCCCGAGCGGGCACCCGCCCGAGCCGGCACCGGAACCCGAGCGATCGCGCGGCATCTTGAGCCGGCTGCTCCGCGGCAAAGGCGTGAGGCGCAGCGCGCATCCACCAGCTACAGGGCTCTGA
- a CDS encoding DEAD/DEAH box helicase: MTLIDQLPPTADPDALYEAFESWVKERGLTLYPHQEEALIEVVSGANVIVSTPTGSGKSMIAAGAHFAALARDEVTFYTAPIKALVSEKFFELCKMFGTENVGMLTGDASVNSDAPIICCTAEVLASIALRDGKHADVGQVVMDEFHFYAEADRGWAWQIPILELPQAQFILMSATLGDVAMFEKDLTRRTGRPTSVVRSATRPVPLSYEYRLTPLTETLTELLETRQAPVYIVHFTQAQAVERAQALMSINMCSREEKDQIAELIGGFRFTTKFGRNLSRYVRHGIGVHHAGMLPKYRRLVEKLAQAGLLKVICGTDTLGVGVNVPIRTVLFTALAKYDGIRVRTLRAREFHQIAGRAGRAGFDTAGLVVAQAPEHVVENEKALAKAGDDPKKRRKVVRKKAPEGFVGWTEGTFEKLITSDPEPLTSRFRVTHTMLLSVIARPGNAFDAMRHLLEDNHEPRKQQLRHIRRAIAIYRSLLDGGIVEKLDTPDAEGRIVRLTVDLQQDFALNQPLSTFALAAFELLDPESPSYALDMVSVVESTLDDPRQILAAQQNKARGEAVAAMKADGVEYEDRMERLQDVSYPKPLEELLFHAYNTYRKSHPWVGDHPLSPKSVIRDMYERAMSFTELTSYYELARTEGIVLRYLAGAFKALDHTVPDDLKSEDLQDLIAWLGEMVRQVDSSLLDEWEQLANPAEMTAEEAQEKADQVKPVTANARAFRVLVRNAMFRRVELAALDHVGELGELDAEAGWDADAWGEAMDKYWDEYEDLGTGPDARGPKLLLIEEEPQHGLWRVRQIFADPNGDHDWGISAEIDLAASDEEGRAVVRVTDVGQL; this comes from the coding sequence GTGACCCTCATCGACCAGTTGCCGCCGACCGCAGATCCCGACGCCCTCTACGAAGCCTTCGAGTCGTGGGTCAAGGAGCGCGGTCTCACGCTCTACCCCCATCAGGAGGAGGCGCTGATCGAGGTGGTCTCCGGTGCGAACGTGATCGTGTCGACGCCCACCGGCTCCGGCAAGAGCATGATCGCCGCCGGTGCGCACTTCGCCGCGCTGGCCCGGGACGAGGTCACCTTCTACACCGCCCCGATCAAGGCACTGGTCTCGGAGAAGTTCTTCGAGCTGTGCAAGATGTTCGGCACCGAGAACGTCGGCATGCTGACCGGCGACGCGTCCGTCAACTCGGACGCGCCCATCATCTGCTGCACCGCGGAGGTCCTCGCGTCGATCGCGCTGCGCGACGGCAAGCACGCGGACGTCGGCCAGGTCGTCATGGACGAGTTCCACTTCTACGCGGAGGCGGACCGCGGCTGGGCCTGGCAGATCCCGATCCTGGAGCTGCCGCAGGCGCAGTTCATCCTGATGTCGGCCACGCTCGGCGACGTCGCGATGTTCGAGAAGGACCTCACCCGCCGCACCGGGCGCCCCACGTCGGTGGTCCGCTCGGCGACCCGGCCGGTGCCGCTGTCCTACGAGTACAGGCTGACCCCGCTCACCGAGACGCTGACCGAGCTGCTGGAGACCCGGCAGGCGCCGGTCTACATCGTGCACTTCACCCAGGCGCAGGCCGTGGAGCGGGCGCAGGCGCTGATGAGCATCAACATGTGCTCGCGCGAGGAGAAGGACCAGATCGCCGAGCTGATCGGCGGCTTCCGCTTCACCACCAAGTTCGGCCGCAATCTCTCCCGTTACGTACGGCACGGCATCGGTGTGCACCACGCCGGCATGCTGCCCAAGTACCGGCGCCTGGTGGAGAAGCTCGCGCAGGCGGGCCTGTTGAAGGTCATCTGCGGTACGGACACGCTCGGTGTGGGCGTCAACGTGCCCATCCGCACGGTGCTGTTCACTGCGTTGGCCAAGTACGACGGCATCCGGGTGCGCACGCTGCGCGCCCGTGAGTTCCACCAGATCGCGGGCCGCGCCGGACGCGCGGGGTTCGACACGGCGGGGCTCGTGGTCGCCCAGGCGCCCGAGCACGTCGTCGAGAACGAGAAGGCGCTCGCCAAGGCGGGCGACGACCCGAAGAAGCGCCGGAAGGTCGTCCGCAAGAAGGCTCCCGAAGGCTTCGTCGGGTGGACGGAGGGCACCTTCGAGAAGCTCATCACCTCCGATCCGGAGCCGCTGACCTCCCGCTTCCGGGTCACGCATACCATGCTGTTGTCGGTGATCGCCCGCCCCGGCAACGCCTTCGACGCGATGCGGCATCTCCTGGAGGACAACCACGAGCCGCGCAAGCAGCAGTTGCGGCACATCCGGCGTGCGATCGCCATCTACCGCTCGCTCCTGGACGGCGGCATCGTCGAGAAGCTGGACACACCGGACGCCGAGGGCCGCATCGTGCGCCTCACGGTCGACCTGCAGCAGGACTTCGCCCTCAACCAGCCGCTGTCGACCTTCGCCCTCGCCGCGTTCGAGCTGCTGGACCCCGAATCGCCGTCGTACGCGCTGGACATGGTGTCCGTCGTCGAGTCCACGCTGGACGACCCGCGGCAGATCCTGGCGGCCCAGCAGAACAAGGCGCGCGGCGAGGCCGTGGCCGCGATGAAGGCGGACGGCGTCGAGTACGAGGACCGCATGGAGCGCCTCCAGGACGTCAGCTACCCCAAGCCGCTGGAGGAGTTGCTCTTCCACGCGTACAACACGTACCGCAAGAGCCACCCGTGGGTCGGCGACCACCCGCTGTCCCCGAAGTCCGTGATCCGGGACATGTACGAACGGGCCATGTCCTTCACGGAGTTGACCTCGTACTACGAGCTGGCCCGCACCGAGGGCATCGTGCTGCGCTACCTCGCCGGTGCCTTCAAGGCCCTCGACCACACCGTCCCGGACGACCTCAAGTCCGAGGACCTGCAGGATCTGATCGCCTGGCTCGGCGAGATGGTGCGCCAGGTCGACTCCAGCCTGCTGGACGAGTGGGAGCAACTGGCCAACCCGGCGGAGATGACCGCCGAGGAGGCCCAGGAGAAGGCCGACCAGGTCAAGCCGGTCACCGCGAACGCGCGCGCCTTCCGGGTCCTGGTGCGCAACGCGATGTTCCGTCGCGTGGAGCTCGCCGCCCTCGACCATGTCGGGGAGCTGGGCGAGTTGGACGCCGAGGCGGGCTGGGACGCGGACGCCTGGGGCGAGGCGATGGACAAGTACTGGGACGAGTACGAGGACCTCGGCACCGGACCCGACGCCCGCGGGCCCAAGCTCCTGCTCATCGAGGAGGAGCCGCAGCACGGCCTGTGGCGCGTTCGGCAGATTTTCGCCGACCCGAACGGCGATCATGACTGGGGCATCAGCGCGGAGATCGATCTCGCTGCCTCCGACGAGGAGGGCCGTGCGGTCGTCCGCGTCACCGACGTCGGCCAGCTCTGA
- a CDS encoding sensor histidine kinase produces MRTPRRTPRAGAETPPVRGRRAHAGPPADELFDEPLDAPSEDIPPRAGRWRMRPRTVRAKIVCLLMVPVVSLLALWAYATVSTAQDVSRLRQLQRVDSEVRSPVAAAVAALQAERSAAVSYATDPDAEQSGDLKKLAASTDRAVARLRLGDDNTVADGEELPAGVARRLETFVTGAEQLRSLRTDVLGHRAGWEETYGQYTKSIATAFAVGGALTGIQDADLGSDARVLLEFSRAGESLSQEDVMLAGARLDGRLDGERLRLFTGAVDTRRTLTDSAVADLRGSERTAWQHLVDTSAYNVVGTVEDKVLATNSGTRAIAAAPETTWNSAHARVQDGMRTIESDAGNGVADRADPFTRGLLTSAGAAVLLGLAAVIASLVISVRIGRGLVVELVSLRNDALGIARHKLPEAMRRLRAGEEIDVRAEAPPGSPSEDEIGQVAEALGTVHRAALRAAVERAELASGISGVFVNLARRSQVLVHRQLSLLDSMERRSEDPNELSDLFRLDHLTTRMRRHAESLIILSGAAPGRAWRMPVSLTNVVRAAVSEVEDYARVEVRQLPEAAVVGTAVADLTHLLAEIVENAAQFSPPHTRVRVTGEPVGNGYAVEVEDRGLGMGKESLGEANRRIEQSEALDLFDSDRLGLFVVSRLAARHGIKVHLRTSPYGGTTAVVLLPTALLHGGAAERSPRAAVEDGERAVEREYARVPTAAQHQESVPASADRPALSASARAAAERANDTPPPGVTTLRLHRPPEDTEGTEDSDDLPRRVRQANLAPQLREQPTAEREQAPAAPRDEHRTPEVVRDRMSAYREGWTRGGGRQPGRGATPGPATGRDSSEGDRT; encoded by the coding sequence ATGCGTACCCCCCGTAGGACCCCGAGAGCCGGCGCCGAGACGCCGCCCGTGCGCGGTCGTCGCGCGCACGCCGGACCACCCGCCGACGAACTCTTCGACGAGCCCCTTGACGCCCCGTCGGAGGACATACCCCCTCGCGCGGGACGATGGCGGATGCGCCCCCGCACCGTACGGGCCAAGATCGTCTGTCTCCTGATGGTGCCGGTCGTCTCCCTGCTCGCCTTGTGGGCGTACGCCACCGTCAGCACGGCCCAGGACGTCTCCCGGCTACGTCAGTTGCAGCGCGTGGACTCCGAGGTGCGCAGCCCCGTCGCGGCGGCCGTCGCGGCGCTGCAGGCCGAGCGGTCGGCCGCCGTGAGCTACGCGACCGACCCCGACGCCGAGCAGAGCGGCGACCTGAAGAAGCTGGCGGCGAGCACGGACAGGGCGGTCGCCCGATTGCGGCTCGGGGACGACAACACCGTTGCCGACGGCGAGGAACTGCCGGCCGGAGTCGCCCGACGCCTGGAGACCTTCGTCACCGGAGCCGAGCAGCTGCGCTCACTGCGGACCGACGTGCTCGGCCACCGCGCGGGATGGGAAGAGACATACGGGCAGTACACGAAGAGCATTGCGACGGCCTTCGCCGTGGGCGGGGCGCTCACCGGAATCCAGGACGCGGACCTCGGATCCGACGCGCGCGTGCTCCTCGAATTCTCCCGGGCCGGCGAATCGCTGTCCCAGGAGGACGTGATGCTCGCCGGCGCCCGTCTCGACGGCCGGCTGGACGGGGAGCGGCTGAGGCTGTTCACCGGCGCCGTCGACACCCGCCGCACACTGACCGACTCCGCCGTCGCGGATCTGCGCGGCTCCGAACGCACTGCCTGGCAGCACCTTGTCGACACCAGCGCCTACAACGTGGTCGGCACCGTCGAGGACAAGGTCCTCGCCACCAACTCGGGTACCCGGGCGATCGCTGCGGCTCCGGAGACCACCTGGAACAGTGCCCACGCACGCGTGCAGGACGGCATGCGGACCATCGAGTCGGACGCGGGGAACGGCGTCGCCGACCGCGCCGATCCGTTCACCCGCGGGCTGCTCACCTCCGCCGGTGCCGCGGTCCTGCTCGGTCTCGCCGCCGTCATCGCCTCGCTCGTCATCTCGGTACGCATCGGACGCGGTCTCGTCGTCGAACTCGTGAGCCTGCGCAACGACGCGCTGGGGATCGCCCGCCACAAACTCCCCGAGGCCATGCGGAGACTGCGTGCGGGCGAGGAGATCGACGTCAGGGCGGAGGCCCCGCCCGGGTCACCCTCGGAGGACGAGATCGGGCAGGTCGCCGAGGCCCTGGGCACCGTGCACCGCGCCGCGTTGCGGGCCGCCGTCGAACGCGCCGAACTCGCCAGTGGCATCTCCGGGGTCTTCGTCAACCTCGCGCGCCGCAGTCAGGTCCTGGTGCACCGTCAACTCAGCCTGCTGGACAGCATGGAACGCCGCTCCGAGGACCCGAACGAACTGAGCGACCTGTTCCGCCTCGACCACCTCACCACCCGCATGCGACGGCACGCCGAGAGCCTGATCATCCTCTCCGGAGCGGCACCCGGCCGGGCCTGGCGTATGCCGGTCTCCCTGACCAACGTCGTCCGGGCGGCCGTCTCCGAGGTCGAGGACTACGCGCGCGTGGAGGTACGCCAGCTCCCCGAGGCGGCCGTCGTCGGCACGGCCGTCGCCGACCTCACGCATCTGCTCGCCGAGATCGTGGAGAACGCCGCCCAGTTCTCGCCGCCGCACACACGCGTGCGGGTCACCGGTGAACCCGTCGGCAACGGCTACGCCGTCGAGGTCGAGGACCGGGGCCTGGGCATGGGCAAGGAGTCCCTGGGCGAGGCCAACCGCCGCATCGAGCAGTCCGAGGCCCTCGACCTCTTCGACAGCGACCGGCTCGGCCTCTTCGTGGTCAGCAGGCTCGCCGCCCGCCATGGCATCAAGGTGCACCTGCGGACCTCGCCCTACGGGGGTACGACCGCGGTCGTACTGCTGCCGACGGCGCTGCTGCACGGCGGTGCGGCGGAACGTTCCCCTCGTGCGGCGGTCGAGGACGGGGAGCGGGCCGTGGAACGCGAGTACGCGCGCGTGCCCACCGCGGCCCAGCACCAGGAGTCCGTCCCGGCCTCGGCCGACCGGCCCGCCCTGTCGGCCTCCGCACGGGCCGCGGCGGAGCGGGCGAACGACACCCCGCCCCCCGGAGTGACCACCTTGCGACTGCACCGTCCCCCCGAGGACACCGAAGGGACCGAAGACAGCGACGATCTCCCACGCCGCGTACGCCAGGCGAACCTCGCCCCCCAACTCCGCGAACAGCCCACCGCGGAACGGGAACAGGCGCCGGCCGCCCCGCGCGACGAGCACCGCACCCCGGAGGTCGTACGGGACCGGATGTCGGCCTACCGCGAAGGCTGGACGCGCGGTGGCGGCAGGCAACCGGGCCGTGGCGCCACCCCAGGCCCCGCAACGGGCAGAGACAGCAGCGAAGGAGACCGCACGTGA
- a CDS encoding roadblock/LC7 domain-containing protein, producing the protein MAQNQGLSWLLDDLTERVEHVRHALVLSNDGLVTGASTGLRREDAEHLAAVSSGLHSLAKGSGRHFGAGGVRQTMIEFDDAVLFVTAAGSGSCLCVLSGADADIGQIAYEMTLLVNRVGEHLGVDARQPERTPVIDL; encoded by the coding sequence ATGGCGCAGAACCAGGGACTGAGCTGGCTGCTGGACGATCTGACCGAGCGTGTCGAGCACGTACGCCACGCCCTGGTCCTGTCCAACGACGGACTGGTGACGGGCGCGAGCACGGGACTGCGCCGCGAGGACGCCGAACACCTCGCCGCCGTGTCGTCCGGACTGCACAGCCTGGCCAAGGGCTCGGGACGCCACTTCGGCGCGGGCGGGGTGCGGCAGACGATGATCGAGTTCGACGACGCCGTCCTGTTCGTCACCGCCGCGGGCAGCGGCAGTTGTCTGTGCGTCCTCAGCGGCGCGGACGCGGACATCGGCCAGATCGCCTACGAGATGACACTCCTCGTCAACCGCGTCGGCGAGCATCTCGGCGTGGATGCCCGACAGCCCGAGCGAACCCCCGTCATAGACCTCTGA
- a CDS encoding DUF742 domain-containing protein, whose amino-acid sequence MTEDMIGAQHEPGSQWYDQEAGPLVRPYAMTGGRTKPGPTGVRFDLIALVTLDVGAPDFDDDTGLGPEHRSLIDLCRTETQSVAELAAGADLPLGVVRVLLGDLLELGCVTVSRPVPPAQLPDERILREVIEGLRAL is encoded by the coding sequence ATGACCGAGGACATGATCGGCGCCCAGCACGAACCGGGCAGCCAGTGGTACGACCAGGAAGCCGGGCCTCTGGTCCGCCCCTACGCGATGACGGGCGGACGTACCAAACCAGGCCCTACGGGCGTGCGTTTCGACCTGATCGCGCTCGTCACACTGGATGTGGGCGCCCCCGACTTCGACGACGACACCGGACTCGGGCCGGAACACCGGTCACTCATCGACCTGTGCCGTACGGAAACGCAGTCCGTCGCCGAACTCGCCGCCGGAGCGGACCTCCCTCTGGGAGTGGTCCGGGTGCTCCTGGGCGACCTGTTGGAGCTCGGCTGCGTCACTGTCAGCCGTCCCGTGCCGCCCGCGCAGTTGCCCGACGAACGGATTCTGCGCGAGGTGATCGAGGGGCTACGGGCACTGTGA
- a CDS encoding PPOX class F420-dependent oxidoreductase, which translates to MAQKMTDEEWRAFVSHGTRTGKLSTVRADGSPHVAPIWFLLDGDDVVFNTAKETVKGRNLARDGRVALCVDDDRPPFDFVVLQGRAELSEEPGELRYWAARIAARYMGEERAEEFGARNGVPGELLVRVTIGKVLAQKGVSE; encoded by the coding sequence ATGGCACAGAAGATGACCGACGAGGAATGGCGCGCGTTCGTCTCGCACGGCACGCGCACCGGCAAGCTGTCGACCGTCCGCGCCGATGGGAGCCCACATGTCGCACCGATCTGGTTCCTGCTGGACGGAGACGATGTGGTGTTCAACACCGCGAAGGAAACGGTAAAAGGGCGCAATCTGGCCCGTGATGGGAGAGTCGCCCTCTGCGTGGACGACGATCGACCGCCGTTCGACTTCGTGGTGCTGCAAGGGCGCGCCGAGTTGTCGGAGGAACCGGGCGAACTCCGGTACTGGGCCGCCCGGATCGCGGCCCGGTACATGGGCGAGGAGCGCGCCGAGGAGTTCGGCGCCCGCAACGGGGTGCCGGGTGAACTCCTCGTCCGCGTCACGATCGGGAAGGTCCTGGCCCAGAAGGGCGTTTCGGAGTGA
- a CDS encoding acyl-CoA thioesterase, translating to MTNPAERLVDLLDLEQIEVNIFRGRSPHESLQRVFGGQVAGQALVAAGRTTEGDRPVHSLHAYFLRPGRPGVPIVYQVERVRDGRSFTTRRVTAVQQGRTIFNLTASFHKPEQGPFEHQLPAREVLDPESLPTVSEEVRAHLGVLPEQLERMARRQPFDIRYADGLRWSAEEIKEAEPRSAVWMRAVGPLGDDPLVHTCALTYASDMTLLDAVRIPVEPLWGPRNFDMASLDHAMWFHRPFRADEWFLYDQESPIATGGRGLARGRIYDLEGRLLVSVVQEGLFRAL from the coding sequence ATGACGAACCCGGCAGAGCGGCTCGTCGACCTGCTCGACCTGGAGCAGATCGAGGTCAACATCTTCCGTGGCCGCAGCCCGCACGAGTCCCTGCAGCGGGTCTTCGGCGGCCAGGTCGCGGGCCAGGCGCTGGTCGCCGCGGGGCGCACCACGGAGGGCGACCGGCCCGTGCACTCGTTGCACGCGTACTTCCTGCGCCCGGGCCGGCCGGGCGTTCCGATCGTGTACCAGGTCGAGCGGGTTCGGGACGGGCGGTCGTTCACCACCCGTCGGGTCACCGCCGTGCAGCAGGGCCGCACGATCTTCAATCTCACCGCCTCCTTTCACAAGCCTGAGCAAGGTCCCTTCGAGCACCAACTGCCGGCCCGCGAGGTCCTGGATCCGGAGTCCCTGCCGACGGTGTCGGAGGAGGTCCGGGCCCATCTGGGCGTGCTGCCCGAGCAGTTGGAGCGGATGGCACGCCGTCAGCCCTTCGACATCCGGTACGCGGACGGGCTGCGCTGGAGCGCCGAGGAGATCAAGGAGGCCGAGCCGCGAAGCGCCGTGTGGATGCGCGCGGTGGGGCCACTCGGTGACGATCCGCTGGTGCACACCTGCGCGTTGACGTACGCCAGCGACATGACCCTCCTGGATGCCGTCCGCATCCCCGTCGAACCGCTGTGGGGGCCGCGGAACTTCGACATGGCGTCGCTGGACCACGCCATGTGGTTCCACCGGCCGTTCCGCGCGGACGAGTGGTTCCTGTACGACCAGGAGTCCCCGATCGCGACGGGCGGCCGCGGTCTGGCCCGCGGGCGGATCTACGACCTGGAGGGACGCCTGCTCGTCTCGGTCGTCCAGGAAGGGCTGTTCAGAGCCCTGTAG
- a CDS encoding roadblock/LC7 domain-containing protein — protein MIQDPSMRAAGRSGELDWLLDDLVLRVSEVRHAVVLSNDGLAVGASTDLKREDAEHLAAVASGFHSLAKGAGRHFGAGGVRQTMVEMDDGFLFVAAAGDGSCLAVLTAVTADIGLVAYEMARLVKRVGEHLYTPPRVGARPPAAG, from the coding sequence GTGATCCAGGACCCGAGCATGAGGGCCGCCGGGCGATCCGGTGAACTCGACTGGCTGCTGGACGACTTGGTGCTGCGCGTGAGCGAAGTACGCCATGCCGTGGTGCTGTCCAACGACGGCCTCGCCGTCGGCGCGTCGACCGACCTCAAGCGCGAGGACGCGGAACACCTCGCCGCCGTCGCCTCCGGATTCCACAGCCTGGCCAAGGGCGCGGGACGGCACTTCGGGGCCGGCGGAGTGCGGCAGACCATGGTGGAGATGGACGACGGCTTCCTGTTCGTGGCCGCCGCCGGAGACGGCTCCTGCCTCGCGGTCCTCACCGCTGTCACCGCCGACATAGGCCTGGTGGCGTACGAGATGGCACGACTGGTCAAGCGCGTCGGCGAGCACCTCTACACGCCGCCGCGCGTCGGTGCGCGGCCGCCCGCAGCCGGATGA